From a single Populus nigra chromosome 18, ddPopNigr1.1, whole genome shotgun sequence genomic region:
- the LOC133677872 gene encoding probable glycosyltransferase At5g20260, with product MEKDFKVFVYPGGNPGTCYHSKNNTLKSNHASEHYFFMNLRDSPFLTKNPQEAHLFFIPISCQPLSDEEPLPGYKEKVIKRYVKSLISTYPYWNRTLGADHFFVSCHNIGSTATKEIPFLLKNAIRLVCSPSYDSNYIPQKDVALPQILELSLPPDGDDMWNRSTVESRPLLLSQEMINPSRTKLGFWAGSPNSDVRKKLVLFQKDFQEFEFHFVEKLKRATVLHNFEKEIYRSKFCICPRGETQVGGVCLSESMAFGCVPVIMSDYYDLPFNDILDWDKFSVILKEDDVLELEKILKSIPEGKYEKMHQNVLKVRKHFKWHSPPAKYDEFHLVMHELWKRRHVIRY from the exons ATGGAGAAGGATTTTAAGGTCTTTGTGTACCCAGGTGGAAACCCAGGAACATGTTATCACTCAAAAAATAACACGCTCAAGAGCAATCATGCAAGTGAACATTACTTCTTCATGAATCTGAGAGATAGTCCGTTTCTGACTAAAAATCCTCAAGAGGCTCATCTCTTCTTTATTCCCATTTCTTGCCAGCCATTGAGTGACGAG GAACCTTTACCTGGTTATAAGGAGAAGGTTATCAAGAGATATGTCAAGAGCTTAATTTCCACATACCCTTACTGGAATAGGACTTTAGGTGCTGATCACTTTTTTGTCAGTTGCCATAACATTGGCAGCACGGCTACTAAAGAAATCCCGTTTCTCCTGAAGAATGCAATTCGACTTGTGTGTTCACCAAGTTATGATTCCAACTATATTCCACAGAAGGATGTTGCCCTCCCACAAATACTGGAGCTCTCTCTACCTCCTGATGGAGATGACATGTGGAACAG GTCAACTGTGGAGTCTCGCCCTCTCCTGCTGTCCCAAGAGATGATAAACCCTTCCAG GACTAAACTTGGTTTCTGGGCTGGTTCTCCCAATTCAGATGTAAGGAAGAAACTTGTATTATTTCAAAAAGATTTTCAAGAATTTGAGTTCCATTTCGTCGAGAAATTAAAAAGGGCCACTGTGCTACACAATTTTGAAAAGGAAATATATCGGAGTAAGTTTTGCATCTGTCCTCGTGGGGAGACTCAAGTTGGTGGTGTTTGCTTATCAGAATCGATGGCTTTTGGATGTGTACCTG TCATCATGTCGGACTACTATGACTTGCCATTCAATGACATTCTTGACTGGGATAAATTCTCTGTAATTCTCAAAGAAGACGATGTTCTCGAACTGGAGAAAATTCTTAAATCCATACCAGAAGGAAAGTACgagaaaatgcatcaaaatgttCTTAAG GTTAGAAAGCACTTCAAGTGGCATTCTCCTCCTGCCAAGTATGACGAGTTTCACTTGGTTATGCATGAGCTGTGGAAGCGCCGCCACGTCATTAGGTACTGA